One part of the Bacillus sp. FJAT-27916 genome encodes these proteins:
- a CDS encoding class I SAM-dependent methyltransferase → MKPYNWENEYKNSELLWGLKPNSTLMQYAELVPAAGKVLDIGIGEGRNAFFFAQKGCAVEGIDLSETAIERCKTLSKQYQLNIEAHVEDVATFDIKPNQYSLIILSNVLNFIPEPKIAPLLDQVKRGLTEDGFVYVNAFDIDEPSRQKAVREYERLGENSFFIRKNGMYIHYFRKGELEEYFLTYKTIKTGYSYALDLSHGEPHYHSTIEILAQKQRGLDDIDF, encoded by the coding sequence ATGAAGCCATATAATTGGGAGAATGAATACAAAAATAGTGAACTACTATGGGGATTAAAACCGAATAGCACATTAATGCAATATGCTGAGCTCGTTCCAGCGGCTGGCAAGGTGCTCGATATTGGCATTGGGGAAGGAAGAAATGCCTTCTTTTTTGCCCAAAAAGGATGTGCCGTTGAAGGGATCGATCTATCAGAAACGGCCATTGAGCGTTGTAAAACTCTTTCAAAACAATATCAACTTAATATAGAAGCACATGTCGAGGATGTAGCAACGTTTGACATCAAGCCGAATCAGTATTCTCTGATCATCCTCTCAAATGTGCTCAACTTCATACCTGAACCAAAGATTGCCCCTCTTCTCGACCAAGTCAAGAGAGGCTTAACAGAGGATGGCTTCGTCTATGTGAATGCATTTGATATAGACGAGCCTAGCAGGCAAAAGGCTGTGCGCGAATATGAACGATTAGGAGAAAACTCCTTCTTCATCCGCAAAAATGGAATGTACATACATTATTTTAGGAAAGGAGAACTAGAAGAATATTTTCTTACCTACAAAACGATTAAAACGGGTTATTCCTATGCCTTAGATCTGTCCCACGGGGAACCGCATTATCATAGTACGATTGAAATACTAGCCCAAAAACAACGAGGCTTAGACGACATAGATTTTTAA
- a CDS encoding alpha/beta hydrolase → MQPLPIWSDKIDLHEEAPIIVPYMAEQNPARSAVIICPGGGYRMRAWHEGEPVAEWLNTLGITAFVLHYRVNPAKHLEPLADAQRAIRYVRYHAEEWGIDPDKIGLLGFSAGGHLAACAANMSDYPAYKKIDRIDSASCRPDIAILCYPVITMLEHTHEGSLTCLLGENPKHEARELLSMERHVSKDTPPSFLWHTADDQSVPVINSLLYANQLSTAQIPYELHVFQNGRHGLGLAEEEPDAAKWTGLCASWLSKQGFCKA, encoded by the coding sequence ATGCAACCACTGCCAATCTGGTCAGATAAGATTGATTTACATGAGGAAGCACCAATTATTGTCCCTTATATGGCAGAGCAAAATCCTGCCCGCTCCGCTGTGATCATTTGTCCTGGAGGAGGCTACCGCATGCGTGCTTGGCATGAGGGCGAGCCTGTGGCTGAGTGGCTGAATACGCTTGGCATTACGGCGTTTGTCCTCCATTACCGAGTCAATCCTGCCAAGCATCTAGAGCCGCTTGCTGATGCGCAGCGCGCCATTCGTTATGTGCGTTATCATGCAGAGGAATGGGGAATTGACCCCGATAAGATTGGGCTTCTTGGCTTTTCTGCAGGCGGCCATCTAGCAGCCTGTGCCGCAAATATGTCGGATTATCCTGCGTATAAGAAAATCGACAGAATCGATTCAGCATCCTGCAGGCCAGATATCGCTATTCTCTGTTACCCCGTAATCACGATGCTTGAGCATACTCATGAAGGCTCACTCACCTGTCTGCTCGGGGAAAACCCGAAGCATGAAGCACGCGAACTTCTTTCCATGGAGCGTCATGTCAGCAAGGACACGCCGCCGAGTTTCCTTTGGCATACGGCTGACGATCAGTCTGTTCCGGTCATCAACAGTCTCCTGTATGCCAACCAATTGAGCACAGCCCAGATTCCATATGAGCTTCATGTGTTTCAAAATGGGCGGCATGGGCTTGGCCTAGCAGAGGAGGAACCAGACGCTGCAAAATGGACAGGGCTATGTGCAAGCTGGCTGTCAAAACAAGGATTTTGCAAAGCATAA
- a CDS encoding GRP family sugar transporter has translation MEGILYALLPALAWGSLVLVSEKLGGDPKSQTLGITTGSLLFGLVMYFIQQPDMSMTVWIVGIISGAGWAVGQLNQFNSVKNIGVSKTVPISTGLQLLGTTFFGVVVFKEWSGTMTIVLGLLAIAAIIAGIIMTGVGQGKDSEEGNKKKGAMFLGISTVGFVLYVVIVRWYDIDGWAAILPQGVGMFIATLLLSIKDNPFNKYMVRNVLTGIMWAIGNIGLLLANPLVGVAIGFSFSQMGIIISTLGGIFLLGEKKSKKQLTFIIIGCALVIAGGVMLGFTKE, from the coding sequence ATGGAAGGAATTTTATATGCACTATTGCCTGCGCTTGCGTGGGGAAGTTTAGTGCTAGTCAGTGAAAAACTGGGCGGCGATCCAAAATCGCAGACGCTAGGGATTACGACGGGTTCACTTCTGTTTGGACTTGTCATGTATTTCATCCAGCAGCCGGATATGAGTATGACAGTCTGGATTGTCGGGATAATCTCAGGTGCGGGCTGGGCGGTCGGACAGCTCAACCAGTTCAACAGTGTGAAAAACATCGGTGTCTCGAAAACAGTGCCTATTTCGACAGGACTTCAGTTACTCGGTACGACCTTCTTCGGGGTAGTTGTTTTTAAGGAATGGTCCGGTACGATGACCATTGTCCTCGGTCTGCTGGCGATCGCTGCCATCATTGCCGGGATTATCATGACAGGTGTTGGACAAGGAAAGGATTCAGAGGAAGGTAATAAGAAAAAAGGTGCCATGTTCCTCGGGATATCCACCGTAGGATTTGTCCTCTATGTCGTGATTGTTCGCTGGTACGATATCGATGGATGGGCGGCTATCCTGCCGCAAGGGGTTGGCATGTTCATTGCCACGCTTCTGCTCTCCATCAAGGATAATCCGTTCAATAAATATATGGTTCGCAATGTACTGACAGGGATTATGTGGGCAATCGGGAATATTGGTCTTTTGCTCGCCAATCCGCTAGTCGGTGTTGCGATTGGCTTCTCTTTTTCCCAAATGGGCATTATCATCTCCACCTTAGGGGGCATTTTCCTCCTTGGTGAGAAGAAATCGAAGAAGCAGCTTACATTTATCATCATCGGGTGTGCGCTCGTCATTGCCGGCGGAGTTATGCTCGGTTTCACGAAAGAATAA
- a CDS encoding 5'-nucleotidase C-terminal domain-containing protein: MKFRLKFYRMIATFTMIAALAGTLIVPAAGAKTADRQGEAGFIQELGISQESVKKQTSITRADAASLMARALKLDKKKAPNAGFTDVPKSSQKAINSLAYAGILEGKNGKKFGSNNLLTRGELAVWIAKAFDLKGSTEIHFTDVPAKHKDLIGAVILYDIADGISETKFGYSQRVSLSEFLTMLQSAIKAPDYQLRVLHVNDTHANIENTPRQISAIYDHRKGNTNNLLLHAGDVFSGTLYFNEFKGLADLELMNLAGFDAMTFGNHEFDLGSEALAPFVQKAQFPFVSANVDFSADTLMKNLELNTYTNKPKNGKIYDGIIKNVNGEKVGIFGLTTAETASISSPGDVKFDDYISSAKASVKALKKQGVDKIIALTHIGYNDGGGDNDLELANQVEGIDVIVGGHSHTQLDKPVVVKKYKEPTVIVQANEYSKFLGELDVSFDKKGKVIAYEGELISVDAKNADGSYIFADDPVAAQILAKYKPIVDAKKNQVVGSTTVDLIGGNPAARTGETNLGNLIADGMLAKAKTINPNTVIALQNGGGVRTTLKAGPITLADVMTVLPFSNALAIMEIRGSELKTALEHSVKDAPAASGGFLQVSGMRFTYDSSKPTGQRVQTVEVLQNGEYSALSDTETYYAATNIFTAKGGDGYSVFADIYADGRVSEPGFVDWEIFSDYIQSFPDQTVAPGVEGRIIDVKQ; the protein is encoded by the coding sequence ATGAAATTTCGATTAAAGTTCTATCGTATGATTGCCACGTTCACAATGATTGCGGCACTCGCCGGAACATTGATTGTACCGGCAGCTGGAGCGAAGACAGCTGACCGGCAAGGTGAAGCTGGCTTTATTCAGGAATTGGGGATTTCACAGGAAAGCGTCAAGAAACAAACCTCCATCACCCGGGCTGATGCAGCAAGCTTGATGGCCCGTGCCTTAAAGCTTGATAAGAAAAAAGCACCGAATGCCGGGTTTACCGATGTACCAAAATCATCCCAGAAGGCTATTAACAGCCTGGCTTATGCCGGCATCCTTGAAGGAAAGAACGGCAAGAAATTCGGAAGCAATAATCTGCTGACACGCGGAGAACTCGCCGTCTGGATTGCGAAAGCGTTCGATTTGAAAGGAAGCACGGAAATTCATTTCACCGATGTACCAGCAAAGCATAAAGACCTGATTGGCGCTGTCATTCTATATGATATTGCTGATGGAATCTCTGAAACAAAATTTGGCTACAGCCAAAGAGTCAGCTTGTCCGAATTCCTAACGATGCTCCAATCAGCCATTAAAGCACCTGACTATCAGCTGCGTGTCCTTCATGTGAATGATACACATGCCAATATTGAAAACACACCACGACAAATCAGCGCGATTTATGACCACCGCAAAGGAAACACGAACAATTTACTGCTTCATGCCGGTGATGTATTCTCCGGTACCTTATATTTCAATGAATTCAAGGGTCTGGCTGATCTTGAATTGATGAATCTCGCCGGATTTGATGCAATGACATTCGGCAACCATGAATTTGACCTTGGAAGTGAGGCGCTGGCACCCTTTGTGCAAAAAGCCCAGTTCCCATTCGTAAGTGCAAACGTTGATTTCAGCGCGGATACACTTATGAAGAACCTTGAGCTAAATACGTACACCAATAAACCAAAGAACGGCAAAATCTATGACGGCATCATCAAAAACGTCAATGGGGAGAAAGTCGGCATCTTCGGTTTAACCACTGCTGAAACAGCCAGTATTTCAAGCCCTGGGGACGTAAAGTTTGATGACTATATCTCTTCAGCTAAAGCATCCGTGAAAGCTCTTAAGAAACAAGGTGTTGATAAGATTATCGCCCTCACTCATATCGGCTATAATGATGGCGGCGGGGATAATGACCTCGAGCTTGCCAACCAAGTTGAAGGCATCGACGTCATTGTCGGCGGCCACTCTCATACACAGCTTGATAAGCCTGTTGTGGTCAAAAAGTATAAAGAACCGACTGTCATCGTCCAAGCAAACGAGTATTCTAAATTCCTTGGCGAGCTTGACGTCAGCTTTGATAAAAAAGGAAAGGTCATCGCCTATGAAGGTGAGCTCATCAGCGTTGATGCCAAGAATGCCGATGGCTCCTATATCTTTGCAGATGATCCCGTAGCCGCGCAAATTCTAGCTAAGTACAAGCCAATTGTTGACGCAAAGAAAAATCAGGTCGTTGGCTCCACAACCGTTGACCTGATTGGAGGCAACCCTGCCGCAAGAACCGGAGAGACAAATCTCGGAAACTTGATTGCGGACGGCATGCTGGCTAAAGCCAAAACCATCAACCCGAATACCGTGATTGCCCTGCAAAATGGCGGCGGAGTCCGGACAACCTTGAAGGCTGGACCGATCACATTGGCAGACGTGATGACTGTGCTTCCGTTCAGCAACGCCCTAGCGATTATGGAAATCAGAGGATCTGAGCTGAAAACAGCACTTGAGCACAGCGTGAAAGATGCACCTGCAGCAAGCGGCGGCTTCCTTCAGGTTTCAGGCATGCGCTTTACGTATGACAGCTCCAAGCCAACTGGGCAGCGTGTTCAAACGGTCGAAGTACTGCAAAACGGTGAATACAGCGCCCTCTCTGACACAGAAACCTATTATGCAGCCACGAATATCTTCACCGCTAAAGGCGGAGACGGCTACAGTGTCTTTGCGGACATTTATGCTGACGGACGTGTAAGTGAGCCAGGCTTTGTTGACTGGGAGATCTTCTCTGACTACATTCAATCCTTCCCAGACCAAACCGTTGCACCGGGTGTGGAAGGCCGAATTATAGATGTTAAACAATAA
- a CDS encoding SDR family oxidoreductase, giving the protein MYDSLKGKVVVITGAATGLGKGMAERFGKEQAKVVINYHSDKHDHNAIIETIKSYGGDAVAVQGDVTKEEDVKKMIDCAVETFGTLDVMINNAGMENQVESHELSLEDWQKVIDINLTGAFLGSREALKYMVENKIKGSIINMSSVHDRIPWPQFVHYAASKGGVKLMTETLAMEYAPHGIRVNSICPGAIKTPINAEKFDDPEQREQVEEMIPLGMIGQPEQIAACAAWLASNEASYVTGLSLYADGGMTLYPSFQGGRG; this is encoded by the coding sequence ATGTATGATAGTTTAAAAGGGAAAGTTGTCGTAATCACAGGTGCTGCTACAGGTCTAGGAAAAGGGATGGCAGAACGGTTCGGGAAAGAACAAGCTAAGGTCGTCATTAATTATCATTCAGACAAGCATGATCATAATGCCATTATTGAGACGATCAAATCATACGGCGGTGATGCCGTGGCGGTCCAGGGGGATGTTACAAAGGAAGAGGATGTCAAAAAAATGATTGACTGTGCGGTTGAAACCTTCGGCACACTTGACGTCATGATCAATAACGCGGGAATGGAAAATCAAGTGGAATCCCACGAATTATCATTAGAGGATTGGCAGAAAGTCATCGATATCAATCTGACCGGTGCCTTCCTCGGATCCCGTGAAGCCCTCAAATACATGGTTGAAAATAAAATCAAGGGCTCTATCATTAATATGTCCTCTGTGCATGACCGAATTCCTTGGCCGCAATTCGTCCACTATGCAGCAAGTAAGGGCGGAGTGAAGTTAATGACAGAAACATTGGCAATGGAATATGCCCCTCATGGCATCAGGGTGAACAGCATCTGTCCGGGAGCGATAAAAACGCCGATTAATGCAGAAAAATTCGATGATCCTGAACAAAGGGAGCAGGTAGAGGAGATGATTCCGCTCGGCATGATCGGCCAGCCGGAGCAAATTGCCGCCTGTGCGGCCTGGCTCGCCTCTAATGAAGCAAGTTATGTTACTGGACTGTCTCTTTATGCAGACGGCGGAATGACGTTATATCCAAGCTTCCAAGGCGGAAGAGGATAA